Proteins found in one Zea mays cultivar B73 chromosome 1, Zm-B73-REFERENCE-NAM-5.0, whole genome shotgun sequence genomic segment:
- the LOC100194078 gene encoding uncharacterized protein isoform X1 — translation MTLGSAAHKIPLEVAHTLVEIAEVARYAYHHRPGRPATHEGDPTAPPAGADSSGGTNEDAARLLEENAMLRARLADDLALLRELHGAPCVSKECPPDLYNRLMAAVNNVSFLAHLEKLQDESARQLNELTSGDMTEVEAADIPDKAGNGKKGLWVLVPCDTAGANLEEISGIDDENYVIVNEDDIVDGIAAFVARCILEDPKSKSLSPMQLQKAVAKALDSMKARWRWSTFWEAGQIIYILATWGITLAGLYKSRHVLKVAAKGAAVSARFVMKAI, via the exons ATGACGCTCGGATCGGCGGCACACAAGATCCCGCTGGAGGTTGCGCACACCCTCGTCGAGATCGCCGAGGTCGCGCGCTACGCCTACCACCACCGCCCCGGCCGCCCTGCAACCCACGAGGGGGACCCGACTGCGCCGCCCGCAGGGGCTGATAGCAgcgggggcaccaacgaggatgccgcgcggctgctggaggagaacgCCATGCTCCGCGCCCGACTCGCAGATGACCTCGCGCTCCTGCGTGAGCTCCACGGCGCGCCCTGCGTCTCCAAGGAGTGCCCTCCTGAT CTATACAACCGATTGATGGCGGCGGTCAACAATGTTAGCTTCCTTGCTCATCTCGAGAAATTACAGGATGAGTCAGCACGTCAACTTAATGAACTAACTTCTGGCGACATGACAG AGGTGGAAGCTGCAGACATTCCGGACAAAGCGGGTAACGGGAAGAAAGGATTGTGGGTCTTGGTCCCTTGTGATACAGCTGGAGCTAATTTGGAGGAAATTAGTGGGATTGATGATGAAAATTATGTCATAGTAAATGAAGACGATATAGTCGATGGTATTGCCGCCTTTGTTGCTAGGTGCATTCTTGAAGATCCAAAATCCAAG TCGTTATCGCCAATGCAGCTCCAAAAGG CTGTTGCAAAGGCATTAGATAGCATGAAAGCTCGATGGAGATGGTCAACCTTTTGGGAGGCTGGACAGATTATATATATCTTGGCTACTTGGGGCATCACATTAGCAGG GTTGTACAAGAGCCGCCATGTCCTGAAGGTGGCAGCAAAGGGTGCTGCTGTGTCTGCCAGATTTGTTATGAAGGCCATTTGA